A genomic window from Streptomyces mirabilis includes:
- a CDS encoding Pro-rich N-terminal domain-containing protein, with translation MQHAVGAPLPPPHQPGQGPAADGWSPTAQHPGHPGGPAGPAPTSPPAPGFTGPPPGHPAPPSHLPHPAPPQHAPAAPIPDTTGHVQLPPGGPVAMPSAPGAPDPAATTLAVLLIGPAGAGKTSVAKYWADHRRVPTAHISLDDVREWVRSGFADPQSGWNDHSEAQYRLARRTCGFAARNFLANGISCILDDAVFPDRPVVGLGGWKRHVGPGLLPVVLLPGLEIVLERNAERSGNRRLTDEEVARIHGRMAGWYGSGLPIIDNSQLDVPSTARVLDEVLARSIASPPQW, from the coding sequence ATGCAGCACGCAGTGGGGGCTCCGCTGCCGCCGCCCCACCAGCCGGGGCAAGGACCCGCCGCCGACGGCTGGTCGCCGACCGCACAGCACCCGGGACACCCGGGCGGCCCCGCCGGTCCGGCGCCCACCAGCCCACCCGCCCCCGGCTTCACCGGTCCGCCGCCGGGACATCCGGCGCCCCCCTCGCACCTGCCGCATCCCGCGCCCCCGCAGCACGCCCCCGCGGCGCCGATCCCCGACACGACGGGCCATGTGCAGCTGCCCCCGGGCGGCCCGGTCGCCATGCCCAGCGCCCCGGGCGCTCCCGACCCCGCGGCGACCACCCTCGCCGTGCTGCTCATCGGGCCCGCGGGTGCGGGCAAGACGAGCGTCGCCAAGTACTGGGCGGACCACCGCCGGGTGCCGACCGCCCACATCAGCCTCGACGACGTACGGGAATGGGTGCGCTCGGGCTTCGCCGATCCGCAGTCGGGGTGGAACGACCATTCGGAGGCGCAGTACCGCCTGGCCCGCCGCACCTGCGGCTTCGCCGCGCGGAACTTCCTGGCGAACGGCATCTCCTGCATCCTCGACGACGCGGTCTTCCCGGACCGCCCGGTCGTCGGCCTCGGCGGCTGGAAGCGACACGTCGGGCCGGGGTTGCTGCCCGTGGTGTTGTTGCCGGGCCTGGAGATAGTCCTGGAGCGCAACGCCGAGCGCTCCGGAAACCGCCGCCTGACCGACGAGGAAGTCGCCCGTATCCACGGCCGGATGGCCGGCTGGTACGGCTCCGGGCTCCCCATCATCGACAACTCCCAGCTCGACGTCCCGTCCACGGCCCGCGTCCTGGACGAGGTCCTCGCCCGCTCCATCGCGAGCCCACCGCAGTGGTAG
- the aroB gene encoding 3-dehydroquinate synthase, which produces MSEAVTRIQVGGTAGTDPYEVLVGRQLLGELGALIGDRAQRVAIIHPEALAETGDALRADLAGQGFEAVAIQVPNAEEAKTAEVAAYCWKALGQSGFTRTDVIVGVGGGATTDLAGFVAATWLRGVRWIAVPTTVLGMVDAAVGGKTGINTAEGKNLVGSFHPPAGVLCDLASLDSLPVNDFVSGLAEIIKAGFIADPVILELIESDPEAARTPAGPHTAELIERSIKVKAEVVSGDLKESGLREILNYGHTLAHAIEKNERYKWRHGAAVSVGMHFAAELGRLAGRLDDATADRHRTILESVGLPLSYRYDQWPKLLENMKVDKKSRGNLLRFIVLDGLAKPTVLEGPDPAVLLAAYGEVGE; this is translated from the coding sequence ATGAGCGAGGCAGTGACGCGTATCCAGGTCGGCGGCACCGCGGGCACCGACCCGTACGAGGTCCTGGTGGGCCGTCAACTCCTCGGTGAACTGGGCGCGTTGATCGGCGACAGAGCCCAGCGTGTCGCGATCATCCACCCCGAGGCGCTCGCCGAGACCGGGGACGCGCTCCGCGCCGACCTGGCCGGACAGGGCTTCGAGGCCGTCGCCATCCAGGTGCCCAACGCGGAGGAGGCCAAGACCGCGGAGGTCGCCGCCTACTGCTGGAAGGCGCTCGGCCAGTCCGGCTTCACCCGCACCGACGTCATCGTCGGCGTGGGCGGCGGCGCCACCACCGACCTCGCCGGGTTCGTCGCGGCGACCTGGCTGCGCGGGGTGCGGTGGATCGCCGTTCCCACCACCGTGCTCGGCATGGTGGACGCGGCGGTCGGCGGCAAGACCGGCATCAACACCGCCGAGGGCAAGAACCTCGTCGGCTCCTTCCACCCGCCCGCGGGCGTGCTCTGCGACCTGGCCTCGCTCGACTCGCTGCCGGTCAACGACTTCGTCTCCGGGCTCGCCGAGATCATCAAGGCCGGCTTCATCGCCGACCCGGTGATCCTCGAGCTCATCGAGTCCGACCCCGAGGCGGCGCGGACGCCCGCGGGCCCGCACACCGCGGAGCTCATCGAGCGTTCCATCAAGGTGAAGGCCGAGGTCGTCTCCGGCGACCTCAAGGAGTCGGGGCTGCGCGAGATCCTCAACTACGGCCACACCCTCGCGCACGCCATCGAGAAGAACGAGCGCTACAAGTGGCGGCACGGCGCGGCCGTCTCCGTCGGCATGCACTTCGCCGCCGAACTCGGCCGACTGGCGGGCCGTCTGGACGACGCGACGGCCGACCGCCACCGCACGATCCTGGAGTCCGTCGGCCTCCCGCTCAGTTACCGCTACGACCAGTGGCCCAAGCTGCTGGAGAACATGAAGGTCGACAAGAAGTCCCGCGGCAATCTGCTGCGCTTCATCGTTCTCGACGGGCTGGCCAAGCCGACCGTCCTGGAGGGCCCCGACCCGGCGGTGCTCCTCGCGGCTTACGGCGAAGTGGGGGAGTAG
- a CDS encoding shikimate kinase, with protein MTAGPLVVLVGPMGVGKSTVGALVAARLGCAYRDTDDDIVAEQGRTIADIFVDEGEPAFRAIEKSAVRKALAEHEGVLALGGGSILDADTRALLAGHRVVYLSMDVEEAVQRTGLNAARPLLAVNPRRQWRELMEARRHLYTEVARAVVPTDGRTPEEVAQAVLDALELKEA; from the coding sequence GTGACCGCTGGACCACTGGTCGTCCTCGTCGGGCCGATGGGTGTCGGCAAGTCCACCGTCGGCGCGCTGGTCGCGGCCCGGCTCGGCTGCGCCTACCGCGACACGGACGACGACATCGTGGCCGAGCAGGGCCGCACCATCGCCGACATCTTCGTCGACGAGGGTGAGCCGGCCTTCCGCGCCATCGAGAAGAGCGCCGTGCGCAAGGCGCTGGCCGAGCACGAGGGAGTACTGGCGCTGGGTGGGGGCTCGATCCTCGACGCCGACACCCGCGCGCTGCTCGCCGGGCACCGGGTCGTCTACCTCTCCATGGACGTCGAGGAGGCGGTCCAGCGCACCGGCCTGAACGCGGCCCGTCCGCTGCTCGCCGTGAACCCGCGCCGGCAGTGGCGCGAGCTGATGGAGGCCCGCCGCCACCTGTACACAGAAGTCGCCCGCGCGGTCGTGCCCACCGACGGCCGCACCCCCGAAGAGGTCGCCCAAGCCGTCCTCGACGCACTGGAGTTGAAGGAAGCATGA
- the aroC gene encoding chorismate synthase, translating to MSRLRWLTAGESHGPALVATLEGLPAGVPITTEMVADHLARRRLGYGRGARMKFERDEVTFLGGVRHGLTLGSPVAVMVGNTEWPKWEQVMAADPVDPSVLAEVARNAPLTRPRPGHADLAGMQKYGFDEARPILERASARETAARVALGAVARSYLKETAGIEIVSHVVELAAAKAPYGVYPKPSDVEKLDADPVRCLDADTSKAMVAEIDQAHKDGDTLGGVVEVLAYGVPVGLGSHVHWDRRLDARLAAALMGIQAIKGVEVGDGFELARVPGSKAHDEIVHTEDGIRRTSGRSGGTEGGLTTGELLRVRAAMKPIATVPRALATIDVATGEAAKAHHQRSDVCAVPAAGIVAEAMVALVLADAVAEKFGGDSVPETRRNVESYLENLVVR from the coding sequence TTGAGCAGGTTGCGCTGGCTGACCGCGGGGGAGTCCCACGGTCCCGCACTTGTCGCGACGCTGGAGGGCCTTCCCGCCGGCGTGCCGATCACCACGGAGATGGTGGCGGACCACCTCGCCCGGCGGCGCCTGGGCTATGGACGCGGTGCCCGGATGAAGTTCGAGCGCGACGAGGTCACCTTCCTGGGCGGTGTCCGGCACGGTCTCACCCTCGGCTCGCCGGTGGCCGTCATGGTCGGCAACACCGAGTGGCCCAAGTGGGAGCAGGTCATGGCGGCCGACCCGGTCGACCCGTCGGTGCTGGCGGAGGTGGCCCGCAACGCGCCGCTGACCCGGCCCCGGCCCGGCCACGCCGACCTCGCGGGCATGCAGAAGTACGGCTTCGACGAGGCCCGGCCGATCCTGGAGCGCGCCTCCGCCCGGGAGACCGCGGCCCGTGTCGCGCTGGGCGCCGTGGCCCGTTCGTACCTGAAGGAGACGGCCGGGATCGAGATCGTCTCGCACGTCGTCGAGCTGGCCGCGGCGAAGGCCCCGTACGGCGTCTACCCCAAGCCCTCGGACGTCGAGAAGCTCGACGCCGACCCGGTGCGCTGCCTCGACGCCGACACGTCGAAGGCGATGGTCGCGGAGATCGACCAGGCCCACAAGGACGGCGACACGCTCGGCGGCGTCGTCGAGGTGCTCGCGTACGGCGTGCCGGTGGGCCTCGGCTCGCACGTGCACTGGGACCGGCGCCTCGACGCCCGGCTCGCGGCCGCGCTCATGGGCATCCAGGCGATCAAGGGCGTCGAGGTCGGCGACGGCTTCGAACTGGCCCGCGTGCCCGGCTCCAAGGCCCACGACGAGATCGTCCACACCGAGGACGGCATCCGCCGCACCTCCGGCCGCTCCGGCGGCACCGAGGGCGGTCTGACCACCGGCGAGCTGCTGCGCGTACGCGCCGCGATGAAGCCGATCGCGACCGTGCCGCGCGCGCTGGCCACGATCGACGTCGCGACCGGCGAGGCCGCCAAGGCCCACCACCAGCGCTCCGACGTCTGTGCGGTCCCGGCCGCCGGAATCGTCGCCGAGGCCATGGTCGCCCTCGTCCTCGCGGACGCGGTGGCCGAGAAGTTCGGCGGCGACAGCGTGCCCGAGACGCGGCGCAACGTCGAGTCCTACCTCGAGAACCTGGTCGTGCGGTGA
- a CDS encoding shikimate dehydrogenase, giving the protein MRARATDARRAAVLGSPIAHSLSPVLHRTAYRELGLGDWSYDRFEIDEAALPGFFGDLGPEWAGLSLTMPLKRAVIPLLDEVSETAASVEAVNTVVFTEDGRRVGDNTDIPGMVAALRERGIEQVDSAAILGAGATASSALAALARICTGEVVAYVRSAERAAEMRQWGERLDVEVRTQDWAHAAQALRAPLVIATTPAGTTDALSAAVPERPATLFDVLYDPWPTDLAARWSGYGGAVVSGLDLLVHQAVLQVERMTGLAPAPLDAMRKAGELALASR; this is encoded by the coding sequence ATGAGAGCTCGGGCAACTGACGCCCGAAGGGCCGCGGTACTCGGCTCGCCGATCGCCCATTCCCTCTCCCCGGTGCTGCACCGCACCGCGTACCGGGAGCTGGGACTCGGCGACTGGTCCTACGACCGTTTCGAGATCGACGAGGCGGCGCTGCCGGGCTTCTTCGGGGACCTGGGTCCCGAGTGGGCGGGTCTGTCGCTGACCATGCCGCTCAAGCGGGCCGTCATCCCGCTGCTCGACGAGGTCAGCGAGACGGCGGCCTCGGTCGAGGCCGTCAACACGGTCGTGTTCACCGAGGACGGCCGTCGCGTCGGCGACAACACCGACATCCCCGGGATGGTCGCCGCGCTGCGCGAGCGCGGGATCGAGCAGGTGGACTCCGCCGCGATCCTCGGCGCGGGCGCCACCGCCTCCTCCGCGCTGGCCGCGCTCGCCCGGATCTGCACCGGTGAGGTCGTCGCCTACGTCCGCAGCGCGGAGCGGGCCGCCGAGATGCGCCAGTGGGGCGAGCGGCTCGACGTGGAGGTCCGTACGCAGGACTGGGCGCACGCCGCGCAGGCCCTGCGCGCCCCGCTCGTGATCGCCACCACCCCCGCGGGCACGACGGACGCCCTGTCCGCCGCCGTCCCGGAACGGCCCGCGACGCTCTTCGACGTGCTGTACGACCCGTGGCCCACCGACCTCGCGGCCCGCTGGTCGGGCTACGGCGGTGCCGTGGTCAGCGGACTCGACCTGCTCGTGCACCAGGCGGTGCTCCAGGTCGAGCGGATGACCGGACTCGCCCCGGCGCCCCTCGACGCCATGCGGAAGGCGGGCGAGCTGGCCCTCGCGAGCCGCTGA
- the mltG gene encoding endolytic transglycosylase MltG, producing MTEYGRGAGSEPWNPEDPLYGDGGWGGQAADGQSPYGGQPQHYPQQPQHQQSQYGEWSPDQQGGYGQEQQYGAQNQQQYESQGGQQYHDQGRQHFHGQGQQRYPQQYPGQEQQQYVDQGQQQYNGQNQQQYHDGGWDNGAQHQVTYAADPNDPYGNQAAGYTGEQPDFYGTPDAYPPPEPPARRRAEPEPEIDWDPGPDQGEHAFFAGGGDDDLDDDDPKAGSGKGRGGKGDKGKKRRSGCACLVVVMVFGGGIAGVGYFGYQFYQNRFGPAPDFAGEGSGQVTVEIPKGAGGLAIARVLKENGVVKSIDAFVSAQQNNPNGNSIQAGAYVLRKGMSAASAVKLMLDPKSQNNVIVAPGQRNVVVYQAIDKKLDLADGTTGKIAKKEYKTFGLPSWANDSKDIKDPLEGFLYPATYPAAKGMKPEAILKQMVTQAKEKYAAYNLTAKAKELNLQNPLQVVTVASLVQAEGKTHDDFRKMAEVVYNRLKTTNTETNRLLQFDSTFNYLKGQSNIHISESEINSNKDPYNTYTRKGLPPGPIGNPGDDAIKATLNPTSDGWVYFVATDGQSNTEFAKTYAEFQKLKDKFNESSGN from the coding sequence ATGACTGAGTATGGCCGGGGCGCAGGCTCCGAACCGTGGAATCCGGAGGACCCGTTGTACGGGGACGGCGGATGGGGAGGGCAGGCCGCCGACGGCCAGTCCCCCTACGGCGGCCAGCCGCAGCACTACCCGCAGCAGCCGCAGCACCAGCAGTCCCAGTACGGTGAGTGGAGCCCCGACCAGCAGGGCGGCTACGGCCAGGAGCAGCAGTACGGCGCCCAGAACCAGCAGCAGTACGAGAGCCAGGGCGGCCAGCAGTATCACGACCAGGGCCGGCAGCACTTCCACGGTCAGGGGCAGCAGCGGTACCCGCAGCAGTACCCCGGCCAGGAGCAGCAGCAGTACGTCGATCAGGGTCAGCAGCAGTACAACGGGCAGAACCAGCAGCAGTACCACGACGGTGGCTGGGACAACGGGGCGCAGCACCAGGTCACCTACGCCGCCGACCCGAACGACCCGTACGGGAACCAGGCCGCCGGGTACACCGGTGAGCAGCCCGACTTCTACGGCACTCCCGACGCGTATCCGCCGCCGGAGCCGCCCGCCCGCCGCCGCGCCGAGCCCGAACCGGAGATCGACTGGGATCCGGGACCCGACCAGGGCGAACACGCCTTCTTCGCGGGCGGCGGCGACGACGACCTCGACGACGACGATCCGAAGGCCGGCAGCGGGAAGGGCCGCGGCGGCAAGGGCGACAAGGGCAAGAAGCGTCGCAGTGGCTGTGCCTGCCTGGTCGTGGTCATGGTCTTCGGCGGCGGTATCGCCGGTGTCGGATATTTCGGGTATCAGTTCTACCAAAATCGTTTCGGCCCGGCTCCGGACTTCGCGGGCGAAGGCAGTGGCCAGGTGACGGTCGAGATCCCCAAGGGCGCGGGTGGCCTCGCGATCGCCCGGGTGCTGAAGGAGAACGGCGTCGTCAAGAGCATCGACGCCTTCGTGTCCGCGCAGCAGAACAACCCCAACGGGAACAGCATCCAGGCGGGCGCGTATGTGCTGAGGAAGGGCATGTCGGCTGCCAGCGCGGTCAAGCTGATGCTCGATCCCAAGAGCCAGAACAACGTGATCGTCGCCCCTGGGCAGCGCAACGTCGTTGTCTATCAGGCGATCGACAAGAAGCTCGACCTCGCGGACGGCACCACCGGAAAGATCGCCAAGAAGGAATACAAGACCTTCGGACTTCCCAGCTGGGCGAACGACAGCAAGGACATAAAGGATCCGCTGGAAGGATTCCTCTACCCCGCGACCTACCCCGCCGCCAAGGGCATGAAGCCCGAGGCGATCCTGAAGCAGATGGTGACGCAGGCCAAGGAGAAGTACGCCGCGTACAACCTCACGGCCAAGGCCAAGGAACTGAACCTGCAGAACCCGCTCCAGGTCGTCACGGTCGCGAGCCTCGTCCAGGCCGAGGGCAAGACGCACGACGACTTCCGCAAGATGGCCGAGGTGGTCTACAACCGTCTCAAGACCACGAACACGGAGACCAACAGGCTGCTCCAGTTCGACTCGACGTTCAATTACCTGAAGGGCCAGAGCAACATCCACATCAGCGAGTCCGAGATCAACAGCAACAAGGACCCGTACAACACCTATACGCGGAAGGGGCTGCCCCCCGGACCGATCGGCAACCCCGGTGACGACGCGATCAAGGCGACGTTGAACCCGACCAGCGACGGCTGGGTCTATTTCGTGGCGACCGACGGTCAGAGCAACACCGAATTCGCCAAGACCTATGCGGAATTCCAGAAGCTCAAGGACAAGTTCAATGAGAGCTCGGGCAACTGA
- the ruvX gene encoding Holliday junction resolvase RuvX — MRRGRRLAIDVGDARIGVASCDPDGILATPVETVPGRDVPAAQRRLKQLVEEYEPIEVVVGLPRSLKGGEGPAAVKVRAFAQELARAIAPVGVRLLDERMTTVTASQGLRASGVKSKKGRSVIDQAAAVIILQQALESERASGKAPGEGVEVVI; from the coding sequence ATGCGCCGCGGCCGCCGGCTCGCGATCGACGTCGGGGACGCCCGGATCGGGGTCGCCTCGTGCGACCCCGACGGGATCCTCGCGACTCCGGTCGAGACCGTGCCGGGGCGCGATGTCCCGGCCGCTCAGCGCCGGTTGAAGCAACTTGTCGAGGAGTACGAGCCGATCGAGGTCGTCGTCGGGCTCCCTCGCTCCCTCAAGGGGGGCGAGGGTCCCGCCGCCGTGAAGGTGCGCGCCTTCGCCCAGGAGCTGGCCCGGGCGATCGCGCCCGTCGGCGTCCGGCTCCTCGACGAGAGGATGACCACAGTGACGGCCAGTCAGGGTCTACGCGCGTCGGGCGTGAAGTCCAAAAAGGGCAGGTCTGTCATCGATCAGGCAGCCGCCGTCATCATCCTGCAGCAGGCTCTGGAGTCCGAACGGGCGTCAGGGAAGGCACCGGGTGAGGGCGTCGAAGTGGTCATCTGA